The following nucleotide sequence is from Aquarana catesbeiana isolate 2022-GZ linkage group LG08, ASM4218655v1, whole genome shotgun sequence.
ctctcctagagggacccaaccagcagtgacaccccctccttctctctcctagagggacccaaccagcagtgacaccccctccttctctctcctagagggacccaaccagcagtgacacccccttcttctctctcctagagggacccaaccagcagtgacacccccttcttctctctcctagagggacccaaccagcagtgacaccccctccttctctctcctagagggacccaaccagcagtgacaccccctccttctctcccctagaaggacccaaccagcagtgacaccccctccttctctctcctagagggacccaaccagcagtgacaccccctccttatctctcctagagggacccaaccagcagtgacaccccctcctctctcctagagggacccaacctgcagtgacaccccctccttctctctcctagagggacccaaccagtaGTGACACCCCCTCATTCTCtttcctagagggacccaaccagcagtgacacccctccttctctctcctaggagggacccaaccagcagtgacaccccctccttctctctcctagagggacccaaccagcagtgacaccccctccttctctctcctagagggacccaaccagcagtgacaccccctccttctctctcctagagggacacaaccagcagtgacaccccctccttctctctcccagagggacccaaccagcagtgacaccccctccttctctctcctagagggacccaaccagcagtgacaccccctccttctctctcctagagggacccaaccagcagtgacaccccctccttctctcctctagagggacccaaccagcagtgacatcccctccttctctctcctagaaggacccaaccagcagtgacacccctcaTTCTATATCCTAGAGGGACCCAAcaagcagtgacaccccctccttctctctcctagagggacccaaccagcagtgacaccccctccttctctctcctagagggacccaaccagcagtgacaccccctcctactctctcctagagggacctaaccagcagtgacaccccctcatTCTATATCGTAGAgtgacccaaccagcagtgacaccccctccttctctctcctagagggacccaaccagcagtgacaccccctcatctctcctagagggacccaaccagcagtgacaccccctccttctctctcctagagggacccaaccagcagtgacacccccttcttctctctcctagagggacccaaccagcagtgacacccccttcttctctctcctagagggacccaaccagcagtgacaccccctccttctctctcctagagggacccaaccagcagtgacaccccctccttctctcccctagaaggacccaaccagcagtgacaccccctccttctctctcctagagggacccaaccagcagtgacaccccctccttatctctcctagagggacccaaccagcagtgacaccccctcctctctcctagagggacccaacctgcagtgacaccccctccttctctctcctagagggacccaaccagtaGTGACACCCCCTCATTCTCtttcctagagggacccaaccagcagtgacacccctccttctctctcctaggagggacccaaccagcagtgacaccccctccttctctctcctagagggacccaaccagcagtgacaccccctccttctctctcctagagggacccaaccagcagtgacaccccctccttctctctcctagagggacacaaccagcagtgacaccccctccttctctctcccagagggacccaaccagcagtgacaccccctccttctctctcctagagggacccaaccagcagtgacaccccctccttctctctcctagagggacccaaccagcagtgacaccccctccttctctcctctagagggacccaaccagcagtgacatcccctccttctctctcctagaaggacccaaccagcagtgacacccctcaTTCTATATCCTAGAGGGACCCAAcaagcagtgacaccccctccttctctctcctagagggacccaaccagcagtgacaccccctccttctctctcctagagggacccaaccagcagtgacaccccctcctactctctcctagagggacctaaccagcagtgacaccccctcatTCTATATCGTAGAgtgacccaaccagcagtgacaccccctccttctctctcctagagggacccaaccagcagtgacaccccctcatctctcctagagggacccaaccggcagtgacaccccctccttctctctcctagagggacccaaccagtagtgacaccccctccttctctctctcctagagggacccaaccagcagtgacacccctccttctctctcctaggaGGGACCCAACcaacagtgacaccccctccttctttctcttctAGTGGGACCCAACCAgtagtgacaccccctccttctctctcctagagggacccaaccagcagtgacacccctccttctctctcctaggagggacccaaccagcagtgacacccctgcTCCTTCTCtcccctagagggacccaaccagcagtgacaccccctccttctctctcctagagggacccaaccagcagtgacgccccctccttctctctcctagagggacccaaccagcagtgacaccccctccttctctctcctagagggacccaaccagcagtgacaccccctccttctctctcctagagggacccaaccagcagtgacaccccctccttctctctcctagagggacccaaccagcagtgacaccccctccttctctctcctagagggacccaaccagcagtgacaccccctccttctctctcctagagggacccaaccagcagtgacgccccgtccttctctctcctagagggacccaaccagcagtgacaccccctccttttctctcctagagggacccaaccagcagtgacaccccctccttctctctcctagagggacccaaccagcagtgacgccccctccttctctctcctagagggacccaaccagcagtgacaccccctccttctctctcctagagggacccaaccagcagtgacaccccctccttctctctcctagagggacccaaccagcagtgacaccccctacttctctctcctagagggacccaaccagcagtgacaccccctccttctctctcctagagggacccaaccagcagtgacgccccctccttctctctcctagagggacccaaccagcagtgacgccccgtccttctctctcctagagggacccaaccagcagtgacaccccctccttctctctcctagagggactcaaccagcagtgacaccccctccttctctctcctagagggacccaaccagcagtgacaccccctccttctctctcctagagggacccaaccagcagtgacaccccctccttctctctcctagagggacccaaccagcagtgacaccccctacttctctctcctagagggacccaaccagcagtgacaccccctccttctctctcctagagggacccaaccagcagtgacgccccctccttctctctcctagagggacccaaccagcagtgacgccccgtccttctctctcctagagggacccaaccagcagtgacaccccctccttctctctcctagagggacccaaccagcagtgacaccccctccttctctctcctagagggacccaaccagcagtgacaccccctccttttctctcctagagggacccaaccagcagtgacgccctctctttctctctcctagcAGAGTAATTCAGACATAACTTTGAAGTCTTTAGTGGATTCTGATTTCCTTCTAAAGTGTTTCTTCCATGATAAAGATCAGAGGAGCGCTCAGCCACGTGTTTTCTGAGGTGTCTATCAAGGTGAGCTTcttcccagtgtgagatctctgatatATGGCAAAATATGATTCATATAGAGGACATTTTCCGCACTCATGACACTACTACAACTCGAGGGTTGTGCGGGTTCTGTGATGTTCGGTACGACaagacttccttgaaaaacatttcccacactcacagCTTCTCCCTTGTGAGATTTTTTATGTCTGACAAGTTCTGATTTCCGCccataacatttcccgcactcagggcaggaaaagAGTTTATCCCATTTGTGGCATGTCTGATGTCCAGTAAGATGGGACttctgggaaaaacatttcttacacacagggcaggaatacggcttctcacccgtgtgcaatctctCATGCCTGGTAAGACTGttcttatctgaaaaacatttcccgcactcaaggcaggaATATGGcctttcccctgtgtgagatcttagaTGTATCACTAGGTGGGATTTCTGTgtataacattttccacactcaggacaggaatacatgTTCTCTCCCGTGTGAGccctctgatgtctggaaaggCAGTACTTCCAtgaaaaacgtttcccgcactcaggacaggaaaacggcttctcacccgtgtgagatttGCAATGTGTGACACGTTCTGATTCATAGAGAAAGGATTTCTTCCATTTCCAGGAATGTAACTCACTGTGAGATCTCTTATGAGCACAAAGGCTTTGTTCAGAGCTAAAACTTtccccacattcaggacaggaaaatgTCTTCTCCCCCTGAAtcccggcaccatccctcacagtacgaggttgctcagagtcagagggattccatggtctatccacactgtgaagtccaccatccatagtggagatcattgtcttttctcctccacaatctcctgtgatgtcctcatcttccattttacaacctggagataaagtgagaagatcctttgagggtttctccatggcgtgtcctggaaaaatataaaaacatcatcaatagatatgagagggttagttcacttccatcaagattccatctggatcaggtagatatgagtgagcagatgttctctgtggCTGTCCCAAACAGCTGGGACTCTCCCCCCTCTTCAGTCAAAGGgcctttggtcctcctcccagatcacttctacatttacacagctttgtcagaagagcaggaaccaatgggGTCTGGGAGGTCCATGCTCTTTACACAACCACAAgcctatttttataaaaaaacatttagctATAAGTCTTCTGGAAGAAGAGGGACCAACCTAAGAAAGGCTCAATCTGTGTTATCATATCTGTGCTACTGTAACTAGGAGTGACACACAACCTAATACTGCCAGCTAAACCCCAGGATGGGTATCAGTTATTGGCTGATATCACTCAGctccgccctactctggaccaatcagtgtgcTGTAACAGAGCAGAAataagagaagaatatattatgggtcacctgtgctgatctctgtaggagtgtcctcctctatggatgtcctcgtcattccagcctcctccgtatattgctgatcatccctcacatacgtctcttctacttcacctTCAACTTTTATGtttatcagatcttcaccctaaaccaacagaatggcagaaaataacatctgtaacatagaagtatttatgatgtgagaaaatatcatcttgtagagtccacacatcgtctccacatgtcagagtgttcaatcactttatgttcccgaccctcaactccacctacctgatgatggtgagggatggtgtgaccttcctgtgtggaatcccgggaatacagagggcggggacatctctctggtgggtttctagTACTAGGTGGCTCCATTTTAGCATCCTTATACAGTTCCTCATATCCTTCAAAAAGCTTCTTCATTACACCATGCTCCTCGTCCTCcactttatactcttctttaacaatgtTGAAATCCCAGAGATTTTTTCTCTAAATGGacaataaaacatttattgtaacaaacaagtgttaagtataaattttaaatatcAGTGaatgttcctcatctacctgatgatggtgagggatggtgtgaccttcctgtgtggaatcccgggaatacagaggatggggacatctctctggtgggttcccattactggatccatctgtaggaaacacacacactgactgaatacattgtttctatgtgtttatcagatgatgggggatctaggtggaccctccgtactgctctctcctttacaataaagcctcctcttacccggtgatgtgaggggcggctgattgtccatcatgacgtccttgtagagatccttgtgtccttctaaatactcccactcctccatggagaaatagacagtgacatcctgacaccttataggaacctgacacacacaatgatacagtcaccatccagacacatcccttgtctgttactggataatgtcccagaattcccagcaccgctcacctctcctgtcagcagctccatcatcttcttggtgacttctagaatcttctgcatgttgtgtctctcaggttttagggagtcacatggaggcactgtgatggtcatatgatcacctgacttcacaagaggaaatctctgtattgaggaaccaataggaatatcatgttagaatcccagaatcctcctcacccctccggtcaggtctgtgttttattaatagagataagagtgatgtcatgtgacctcccagaatcctcctcacctctccggtcaggtctgtgttttattaatagagataagagtgatgtcatgtgacctcccagaatcctcctcacctctccggtcaggtctgtgttttattaatagagataagagtgatgtcatgtgacctcccagaatcctcctcacctctccggtcaggtctgtgttttattaatagagataagagtgatgtcatgtgacctcccagaatcctcctcacctctccggtcaggtctgtgttttattaatagagataagagtgatgtcatgtgacctcccagaatcctcctcacctctccggtcagcaggtagatgatctccagtgtgaggtttagtatcctctcagtcatgagactccggtcctcctccatcctcattgatgtggTCATGTCATCCATGAGGGTTTCCCTGTAGACGGATAGAGAATTACCTTGAGTATTTTTGCTTcgttttagatctgcagacaagggaCGATAAATAGGATCTTTCTTTGATTGTTTATCTGTTACCTTTGGAGGGTAGGAGAGGCGCTATTGTCAGCTGTGGAGAACCTCTACCCTGTATTTGAATATGTTTGTCTTTATTATATATTCTTTGTTGAGGAAGAGAGATGGAAAAAACTATTATacctgctggagataaaagacatcacagtgactatggaggaagaggacggaacatgacggggggattactgggtgtaaatagaaaataatatcatattacctcctcttctgccagttccagcaatgtcttctctctacttcctattTACTcctaacatcacttcctgtccaacttccatagagacttcctatctggatagaagtgagatcaccaccatGTGTTGCTCAGAGGAGCTGCAGCTCCAAGAAACATCTCATAGAGTAAACATGGCATTATGCTGTGTGTTTTAGCATTTTGAATTGTTTGTCTTGCCATATTTGCCCCTTACATACTGCATATTTTGGTATATTTATTATCTGTCCACATATAATCCACTGAAGAGAAGAAGAAGTGGTAGAGCTTTGAAGAAGGCCCAACTCTGTTTTGCCTGGTGAGTCTTACGTTACTGAGAAGTCCATGTTCTGCTCTTCATGACCTTCCCTGTGTGGAGGAACTTCTCATCTTAGGAGTGACCATCACAAACAACCCCTAAGATGGCACTTCTACAGATATCCTCCAAAATGATGTCAGCACACAGACAACCCAACAAAGATACAGGAAGAAGGGCTTCTGAGTAGAAATGAGTGTATCTGTGGCGGTGAGCACCCACAGATTGCCAACTTGgggttccccagggtgcggagtctaattctcagcctgcttcttcaccagagtccatgatggtggggatggacttgcattAAGCTGGAATCAGGTTGTGGCCCCCAGGTACGTCCAACTAAGGATGTACTCGCGTGTGCAGGACCAATCGCGTGCGCAGAGTACCAACAGCAGGAAATCCAGGAGACAAGCCTTGGACAGGACGGGCAGCAAACAAGCACAGACGGTGAACAAAGCCTGGGTCAGTACATGGTTTATCAGGCACAGGGTACACAAGTGACATGCGAacgggagctctgagaactgtgaTGTTGCTCAGGCAATGTGAGttacactgagcatgtcttatGTAAGCATGCAAACTAGAAGGTGGGCCaggagatgatggaagaaaaggaAATAAAAGTCCACAGAATGGCAGGCGACACCAATAGGTGAACACGGCCAAAgcacacatgtgaaaggaatcagggtaGAGAAAGCACTGCAGCGAGGAGGTAAGAATACACAAGAAGGAAACTACAGGCTAActtgtgtgacagtacccccccccccttcttatgtGGTCTCCCCACTCGTTTCTCTAAATGGGGGGGCAGAAA
It contains:
- the LOC141104792 gene encoding uncharacterized protein isoform X3, with the translated sequence MEEWEYLEGHKDLYKDVMMDNQPPLTSPDGSSNGNPPERCPHPLYSRDSTQEGHTIPHHHQRKNLWDFNIVKEEYKVEDEEHGVMKKLFEGYEELYKDAKMEPPSTRNPPERCPRPLYSRDSTQEGHTIPHHHQGEDLINIKVEGEVEETYVRDDQQYTEEAGMTRTSIEEDTPTEISTGHAMEKPSKDLLTLSPGCKMEDEDITGDCGGEKTMISTMDGGLHSVDRPWNPSDSEQPRTVRDGAGIQGEKTFSCPECGESFSSEQSLCAHKRSHSELHSWKWKKSFLYESERVTHCKSHTGEKPFSCPECGKRFSWKYCLSRHQRAHTGENMYSCPECGKCYTQKSHLVIHLRSHTGERPYSCLECGKCFSDKNSLTRHERLHTGEKPYSCPVCKKCFSQKSHLTGHQTCHKWDKLFSCPECGKCYGRKSELVRHKKSHKGEAVSVGNVFQGSLVVPNITEPAQPSSCSSVMSAENVLYMNHILPYIRDLTLGRSSP
- the LOC141104792 gene encoding oocyte zinc finger protein XlCOF7.1-like isoform X2, giving the protein MTARMKMEEDLSHMTERILTLTLEIIYLLTGESFALLKSGDHMTITVLPCDSLKPERPNMEKILEVTKKMMELLTGEVPIRCQDVTVYFSMEEWEYLEGHKDLYKDVMMDNQSPLTSPDGSSNGNPPERCPRPLYSRDSTQEGHNYTKHDQGEDLMNMKVEGEVEETYARDDQQYTEEAGMTRTFKEEDTPTEISTGHAMEKPSKDLLTLSPGCKMEDEDITGDCGGEKTMISTMDGGLHSVDRPWNPSDSEQPRTVRDGAGIQGEKTFSCPECGESFSSEQSLCAHKRSHSELHSWKWKKSFLYESERVTHCKSHTGEKPFSCPECGKRFSWKYCLSRHQRAHTGENMYSCPECGKCYTQKSHLVIHLRSHTGERPYSCLECGKCFSDKNSLTRHERLHTGEKPYSCPVCKKCFSQKSHLTGHQTCHKWDKLFSCPECGKCYGRKSELVRHKKSHKGEAVSVGNVFQGSLVVPNITEPAQPSSCSSVMSAENVLYMNHILPYIRDLTLGRSSP